Proteins from one Desmodus rotundus isolate HL8 chromosome 9, HLdesRot8A.1, whole genome shotgun sequence genomic window:
- the SH3GL1 gene encoding endophilin-A2 isoform X1 → MSVAGLKKQFYKASQLVSEKVGGAEGTKLDDDFKEMEKKVDVTSKAVVEVLARTIEYLQPNPASRAKLTMLNTVSKIRGQVKNPGYPQSEGLLGECMIRHGKELGGESNFGDALLDAGESMKCLAEVKDALDIEVKQNFIDPLQNLCDKDLKEIQHHLKKLEGRRLDFDYKKKRQGKIPDEELRQALEKFEESKEVAETSMHNLLETDIEQVSQLSALVDAQLEYHRQAVQILDELASKLKRRMREASSRPKREYKPKPRETFDLGEPEQSNGGFPCTPAPKITAASSSFRSSDKPIRTPSRSMPPLDQPSCKALYDFEPENDGELGFHEGDIITLTNQIDENWYEGMLHGQSGFFPLSYVEVLVPLPQ, encoded by the exons ATGTCCGTGGCGGGGCTGAAGAAGCAGTTCTACAAGGCGAGCCAG TTGGTCAGTGAGAAGGTTGGAGGGGCTGAAGGCACCAAGCTTGACGATGACTTCAAAGAGATGGAGAAG AAGGTGGACGTTACCAGCAAGGCTGTGGTGGAAGTGCTGGCCAGAACCATCGAGTACCTGCAGCCCAACCCAG CCTCAAGGGCCAAGCTGACGATGCTCAACACAGTGTCCAAGATCCGTGGGCAGGTGAAGAACCCTGGCTACCCGCAGTCAGAGGGCCTGCTGGGCGAGTGCATGATCCGCCACGGGAAGGAGCTTGGCGGCGAGTCCAACTTCG GCGATGCTCTGCTGGATGCAGGGGAGTCCATGAAGTGCCTGGCCGAGGTGAAGGACGCCCTGGATATAGAGGTCAAGCAGAACTTCATCGACCCCCTGCAGAACCTGTGCGACAAAGACCTGAAGGAGATCCAG caccaccTGAAGAAGCTGGAGGGCCGCCGCCTTGACTTTGACTACAAGAAGAAGAGGCAGGGCAAGATCCCCGATGAGGAGCTGCGCCAGGCCCTGGAGAAGTTTGAAGAGTCCAAGGAGGTGGCTGAGACCAGCATGCACAACCTCCTGGAGACTGAT ATTGAGCAGGTGAGCCAGCTCTCTGCCCTGGTGGACGCCCAGCTGGAGTACCACCGGCAGGCCGTACAGATCCTGGACGAGCTGGCCAGCAAGCTCAAGCGAAG GATGCGGGAAGCCTCTTCACGCCCCAAGCGCGAGTACAAGCCCAAGCCCCGGGAGACCTTCGACCTCGGAGAGCCTGAGCAGTCCAATGGGGGCTTCCCCTGCACGCCGGCCCCCAAGATCACAG CAGCTTCGTCATCTTTCCGATCTTCCGACAAGCCCATCCGGACCCCCAGCAGGAGCATGC CGCCCCTGGACCAGCCAAGCTGCAAAGCCCTGTACGACTTTGAGCCCGAGAATGACGGGGAGCTGGGCTTCCACGAGGGTGACATCATCACACTGACCAACCAGATTGACGAGAACTGGTACGAGGGCATGCTCCATGGCCAGTCGGGCTTCTTCCCGCTCAGCTATGTGGAAGTGCTGGTGCCCCTGCCTCAGTGA
- the SH3GL1 gene encoding endophilin-A2 isoform X2 has protein sequence MSVAGLKKQFYKASQLVSEKVGGAEGTKLDDDFKEMEKKVDVTSKAVVEVLARTIEYLQPNPASRAKLTMLNTVSKIRGQVKNPGYPQSEGLLGECMIRHGKELGGESNFGDALLDAGESMKCLAEVKDALDIEVKQNFIDPLQNLCDKDLKEIQHHLKKLEGRRLDFDYKKKRQGKIPDEELRQALEKFEESKEVAETSMHNLLETDIEQVSQLSALVDAQLEYHRQAVQILDELASKLKRRMREASSRPKREYKPKPRETFDLGEPEQSNGGFPCTPAPKITASSSFRSSDKPIRTPSRSMPPLDQPSCKALYDFEPENDGELGFHEGDIITLTNQIDENWYEGMLHGQSGFFPLSYVEVLVPLPQ, from the exons ATGTCCGTGGCGGGGCTGAAGAAGCAGTTCTACAAGGCGAGCCAG TTGGTCAGTGAGAAGGTTGGAGGGGCTGAAGGCACCAAGCTTGACGATGACTTCAAAGAGATGGAGAAG AAGGTGGACGTTACCAGCAAGGCTGTGGTGGAAGTGCTGGCCAGAACCATCGAGTACCTGCAGCCCAACCCAG CCTCAAGGGCCAAGCTGACGATGCTCAACACAGTGTCCAAGATCCGTGGGCAGGTGAAGAACCCTGGCTACCCGCAGTCAGAGGGCCTGCTGGGCGAGTGCATGATCCGCCACGGGAAGGAGCTTGGCGGCGAGTCCAACTTCG GCGATGCTCTGCTGGATGCAGGGGAGTCCATGAAGTGCCTGGCCGAGGTGAAGGACGCCCTGGATATAGAGGTCAAGCAGAACTTCATCGACCCCCTGCAGAACCTGTGCGACAAAGACCTGAAGGAGATCCAG caccaccTGAAGAAGCTGGAGGGCCGCCGCCTTGACTTTGACTACAAGAAGAAGAGGCAGGGCAAGATCCCCGATGAGGAGCTGCGCCAGGCCCTGGAGAAGTTTGAAGAGTCCAAGGAGGTGGCTGAGACCAGCATGCACAACCTCCTGGAGACTGAT ATTGAGCAGGTGAGCCAGCTCTCTGCCCTGGTGGACGCCCAGCTGGAGTACCACCGGCAGGCCGTACAGATCCTGGACGAGCTGGCCAGCAAGCTCAAGCGAAG GATGCGGGAAGCCTCTTCACGCCCCAAGCGCGAGTACAAGCCCAAGCCCCGGGAGACCTTCGACCTCGGAGAGCCTGAGCAGTCCAATGGGGGCTTCCCCTGCACGCCGGCCCCCAAGATCACAG CTTCGTCATCTTTCCGATCTTCCGACAAGCCCATCCGGACCCCCAGCAGGAGCATGC CGCCCCTGGACCAGCCAAGCTGCAAAGCCCTGTACGACTTTGAGCCCGAGAATGACGGGGAGCTGGGCTTCCACGAGGGTGACATCATCACACTGACCAACCAGATTGACGAGAACTGGTACGAGGGCATGCTCCATGGCCAGTCGGGCTTCTTCCCGCTCAGCTATGTGGAAGTGCTGGTGCCCCTGCCTCAGTGA